The genomic stretch TTTAGGTGAGTACGGGCTGCTTGGTTTTGACCAAAGTACCAATACGATTGAACAAGGTGAAAAACTGAAGTTCTTTGAATACCTTACACATGTTCTAAAAGAAAAGAATATTACCCATATGCTGTGGGATAACGGACAGCACTTTAGCAGAACGGAATTCAAATGGTCTGATCAGGACCTGTTTGACATGATGAAAGCAGGACGGAAGACACGCTCGGCTACCGCTGAGACGGATCTTATTTTTGTGGAAAAAGGCACTAATGGGCAGGATCAGCAGATCCAACTGAACTTAAACGGCAATCGGTTAACGAAACTGAGTGTGAATGGAAAGAATCTGAAAAAAGAGAAAGAATATGTCCTTTCTGGCGAGAAACTTATCATTAAAGCAGCGAAATTAGCAGAACTGACAGCTTCAGGCGAGTATGGGGTAAATGCTGTAATTACTGCGGAGTTCAATAAAGGGGCAGACTGGAAGTTCAGTGTGATCACAAACAGTAAACCTGAGCTGCAGAATGCACAAGGAACAACGGACAATTTTGCAATTCCGGTTCGATTTAACGGAGATCTGCTTGCTACCATGGAAGCAGTGTATGTAAATGGAGGAAACGCAGGTCCACAGAATTGGACTTCTTTTAAGGAATTTGAATACACATTCAGCCCTTCTTATGAGGATGGAAAAATTACGCTGAAACCTAATTTCTTTAACGAAGTGAAAGATGGAGAAGTGATTTTGAAATTCCATTTCTGGAGCGGAGAGATCCTTTCTTACAAACTCCATAAGAGCGGGACTACGATTACAGGCACTGTAATGTAATACAAAGCAGGACTTATAGCAGGCTAAATATTTTTAACAAAAGAGGGTCATACCGGGTCGGTCCGGAGGCCCTTTTTTTGTTTTTTTAGATAAGCACTAAGGCTCAAAATACAGATGCTTATGAACTAAATTCATAAAAATGTCGTAATATTACATGATTATAGTGATAATTAACACGGTATTCAGCATTCGCTCTATATGTTATGTTGTGTTAGTAAGCGCTTACAAATTTACAAACGAAAAGGAGATGTATAAGGTTGAATCGAAAATGGAAATCCAGTCTCATGTTATCTCTGGCATTTACTCTCGTCTTTTCCTTGTTTGCTTCTAGTTTGAAAATGGATAAGGTACAAGCAGCCACGAGTATTCAGTCCTATGTAAGTGATATGCAGCCCGGATGGAACCTTGGAAACTCTTTGGATGCCATAGGTGCAGATGAGACTGCTTGGGGGAACCCGCGCATAACGAAAGAATTGATTCAGAAAATTGCAGCACAGGGGTACAAAAGTATTCGAATTCCAGTGACCTGGGATTCCCACATCGGAGCAGCACCGAATTATACGATAGAGGCTTCCTATCTAAACCGTGTTCAGGAAGTGACGCAGTGGGCTTTGGATGAAGGACTCTACGTCATGATTAACGTTCATCACGATTCTTGGGTCTGGATCAGCCATATGGAGAAAAATCATGATCAGGTTCTAGCCAAATACAATGCAATATGGACTCAAATTGCCGATCGTTTCAAAAATTCGTCGAACAAGCTAATGTTTGAAAGTGTGAATGAACCCCGGTTTACCGACGGCGGAACAACGGATGAGCAGAAGCAACTAAAGATGCTAGAAGAGCTGAATCTTTCATTCCATAAGATTATCCGTCAGTCTGGAGGGGGAAATGCGGTTCGTCCGCTCGTGTTATCAACACTTGAGGCATCACCAACTCAGGAGCGAATGAGTGCACTGTACAGTACAATCTCCAAACTGAATGACACGAATATTATTGCGACAGTTCATTACTACGGCTTTTGGCCGTTTAGTGTAAACATTGCTGGATATACACGCTTTGAGACAGACTCCCAGAATGACATTAAACAAACTTTTGATAACGTTTATAACACTTTTGTTGCAAAAGGAATTCCTGTCATTGTAGGTGAGTATGGGCTCCTTGGTTTTGACAAAAATACGAATGTCATTGAACAAGGCGAAAAACTTAAGTTTTTTGAATATCTTACAAATTACTTAAAACAGAAAAACATTACACATATGCTGTGGGATAATGGACAGCACTTCAGCAGAACGGCTTATACTTGGTCAGACCAAGATCTCTACAACACAATTAAAGCGGGAATCACAACACGTTCTTCCACAGCGGCATCTGATCTCATATTCGTGAAAAAAGGAGCGACAGTAGAGGACAAGCAAATTCAGCTGAGTCTTAACGGCAACACGCTTAGCGAACTGAGTGTGAATGGGCAAAAGCTGGTATCTGGTCAAGATTACACGCTCAGCGGCGAGCTTCTTACGATAAAAGCTAGCCAGTTAACGAAGCTGACTTCATCAGGGAACTATGGGGTTAATGCCGTGATCAAAGCGAAGTTCAATAAGGGTGCAGACTGGAATTTCCGGGTGATCGTGAACGCAAAACCTCAGCTGCAAAATAAACAAGGAACAATGAGTGATTTTGCCATTCCTACTGCTTTTAACGGCGATCTGCTTGCTACCATGGAAGCGGTCTATACGAGTGGAGGAAACGCAGGTCCGCAGAACTGGACTTCCTATAAGGAGTTCGAATATACATTCAGTCCTTCTTATGATTCTGGAAAAATCACACTCAAACCCGATTTCTTCAATGAAGTAAATGACGGAGAAGTGATTCTAAAATTCCATTTCTGGAGCGGAGAGGTTATCTCTTATAAAATCAAAAAAAGCGGAACAAGTATTACAGGGACGGTAATGTAACTATAGGTATGCAGTAACAGATATAACAAAAAGTACGCGCAGTAACAGATATAACAAAAAATGCGCAGTAACAGAAAAAACAAAGAGGGTCACACCGGCTAGGGCCGGGTGATCCTCTTTTGTTCTCTGCGTACATAAGCTTCTGGTGTCGTTCCAACAGCGGCTTTAAAGTCTTTAATAAAATGAGACTGGTCGTGGTAGCCAAGATCCATACTTAGCTTCAGAAGTTGGAGAGTGTCTCCCTGGCCTAATATTTCTGCTGCATTTTGTAGGCGGTAGAGTCGTATGACTGTTTTGGGACTCAGACCGACATATTGCTGAAAAAGACGCTGTAACTTTCGTTTGTTGATTTGAAAATAAGTGCACACATCATCTACCTTCGTGATTTCTTGATGATCTTGTATATAGGTCGTAATACGTTCTACTTCGAGACCCATCTCGTCTACAGACGGCAGCAAGGGAAGGAGCAGCTGATCCATTTGCTGGACAAGTTCATTATGGGATACCTGTCTGTTTAGAAATATGTCCTCCAGCTCCTGATTAGAGTGAGGAAGCAGAGACTCAGCAGGAATAGGGGCATGTGTTAAACCGATAATTGGTTTTTGAATCCACGGATAGAAGCCGCCCGGCTTAAATTTGATGCCAAATACGCAGCCTTCCTCTCTTAGCTGATGACCATACTTCGTAGATGAAGGACCGAAAAAGAAGGTGCGTCCTTGCTCAATGACCAGGTTCACACAAGGATTGGGTATGACATCTTGAGTAAACATCTCTCCAGGAGGGAGGTTCCATTCTACGATCCAGTAATGTTTAATAAACCGGCTGAGTTCTTCGTGAGGAAGGTAACGTTTCAGAGTAAAGTGCTGCTTGCCGTATTCATGATGAAGCAGACCGAGAGAGCGCTGATCTATTGATTTAGACATAAGGTTCTCCTCCAGCGAAGAGTCGCGTTTTTA from Paenibacillus polygoni encodes the following:
- a CDS encoding AraC family transcriptional regulator; protein product: MSKSIDQRSLGLLHHEYGKQHFTLKRYLPHEELSRFIKHYWIVEWNLPPGEMFTQDVIPNPCVNLVIEQGRTFFFGPSSTKYGHQLREEGCVFGIKFKPGGFYPWIQKPIIGLTHAPIPAESLLPHSNQELEDIFLNRQVSHNELVQQMDQLLLPLLPSVDEMGLEVERITTYIQDHQEITKVDDVCTYFQINKRKLQRLFQQYVGLSPKTVIRLYRLQNAAEILGQGDTLQLLKLSMDLGYHDQSHFIKDFKAAVGTTPEAYVRREQKRITRP
- a CDS encoding cellulase family glycosylhydrolase, with protein sequence MLSLAFTLVFSLFASSLKMDKVQAATSIQSYVSDMQPGWNLGNSLDAIGADETAWGNPRITKELIQKIAAQGYKSIRIPVTWDSHIGAAPNYTIEASYLNRVQEVTQWALDEGLYVMINVHHDSWVWISHMEKNHDQVLAKYNAIWTQIADRFKNSSNKLMFESVNEPRFTDGGTTDEQKQLKMLEELNLSFHKIIRQSGGGNAVRPLVLSTLEASPTQERMSALYSTISKLNDTNIIATVHYYGFWPFSVNIAGYTRFETDSQNDIKQTFDNVYNTFVAKGIPVIVGEYGLLGFDKNTNVIEQGEKLKFFEYLTNYLKQKNITHMLWDNGQHFSRTAYTWSDQDLYNTIKAGITTRSSTAASDLIFVKKGATVEDKQIQLSLNGNTLSELSVNGQKLVSGQDYTLSGELLTIKASQLTKLTSSGNYGVNAVIKAKFNKGADWNFRVIVNAKPQLQNKQGTMSDFAIPTAFNGDLLATMEAVYTSGGNAGPQNWTSYKEFEYTFSPSYDSGKITLKPDFFNEVNDGEVILKFHFWSGEVISYKIKKSGTSITGTVM